A genomic stretch from Chryseobacterium sp. SNU WT5 includes:
- a CDS encoding tyrosine-type recombinase/integrase gives MENLKEYLENNLSAGTIKNYLYEIEKFKKNYKNPEKLNYQNLMQYVQLLRKNYNPQSTNRTIYALKKYYDYLVETSQIKYNPAQNIKIKDGKENPIQLQELLTEKELQQLLEPRKERYPILAKRNQIIMSLLVNQALLVSDIERLKIEDLNLKNATISIQKTGITNARILNLKADQILLFYQYLEEDRIELEREKTSFFLLNKLASRITNDDINYLISTYQKSFTKKITSVKIRQSVIKLKLDQGENLRKVQNFAGHKHADTTEKYRETGIEALQSAINQYHPIR, from the coding sequence ATGGAGAATCTCAAAGAATATTTAGAAAATAATTTATCTGCAGGAACTATAAAAAACTATCTTTATGAAATAGAAAAGTTCAAAAAAAACTATAAAAACCCAGAAAAACTGAACTATCAAAACTTAATGCAATATGTACAATTACTGCGCAAAAACTACAATCCGCAAAGCACCAACAGAACCATTTATGCCCTGAAAAAATACTACGATTATTTAGTAGAAACATCGCAAATAAAATACAATCCTGCACAAAATATCAAAATAAAAGACGGCAAGGAAAATCCAATACAATTGCAGGAACTTCTTACAGAAAAAGAACTGCAACAACTCTTAGAACCTCGAAAAGAACGTTATCCGATACTTGCCAAAAGGAATCAGATCATTATGAGCTTATTGGTTAATCAAGCTCTTTTAGTGAGTGATATTGAGCGATTGAAAATAGAAGACCTAAATCTCAAAAATGCCACTATCAGCATCCAAAAAACAGGAATTACCAACGCAAGAATTTTAAATCTAAAAGCCGACCAAATCCTCTTATTTTATCAATATTTAGAAGAAGATAGAATTGAATTGGAAAGAGAAAAAACTTCTTTTTTTCTATTGAACAAGTTGGCAAGTAGAATTACAAATGATGATATTAATTATCTCATATCAACTTATCAGAAGTCGTTTACAAAGAAAATTACAAGCGTGAAAATCCGCCAAAGTGTTATAAAACTGAAATTAGACCAGGGCGAGAACCTGCGAAAAGTCCAAAATTTTGCTGGACACAAACATGCAGACACGACAGAGAAATATAGAGAAACAGGAATTGAAGCTTTGCAATCAGCAATCAACCAGTATCACCCGATCAGATAA
- a CDS encoding tyrosine-type recombinase/integrase — protein sequence MLLFDLAIIRDSPTLGRQNRNVETENLLNITAERIYEEFKKLLKKAGLENQNFTLHCLRHTIATQLLEQGMELEKVRDFLGHECLGTTQIYTRIHGESQRIFRK from the coding sequence TTGTTACTTTTCGATTTGGCGATTATACGAGATTCGCCGACTTTAGGGAGGCAAAATAGAAATGTAGAAACTGAAAATTTACTCAATATCACGGCTGAAAGAATCTACGAAGAATTTAAAAAACTCCTAAAAAAAGCAGGATTAGAAAATCAAAACTTTACGCTTCATTGTCTGCGACATACTATTGCTACACAGCTTTTAGAACAGGGAATGGAACTGGAGAAAGTAAGGGATTTTCTTGGCCATGAATGTCTGGGAACAACTCAAATTTATACAAGAATCCATGGAGAATCTCAAAGAATATTTAGAAAATAA
- a CDS encoding thymidylate synthase produces MNKYHKTLEKILKRGKVQENKKGNITYLLNEHLTLKPGDLLEIFEGHGIARNKLKTELDLFQSGERLTERYREAGITWWDYCGPILVNSYPTYFEQLPDLIKKINKEKRNSKNYVLFLGKNDTESNQQPCLSLIQFQIDQGKLAVSAYQRSSDANLGLPADIYHLYLISRQIDLPLKSISLFLGNVHVYENNKESTMKLLSGEPVKFALNVN; encoded by the coding sequence ATGAATAAGTATCACAAAACTTTAGAAAAAATCCTTAAAAGAGGTAAGGTGCAGGAAAACAAAAAGGGAAACATTACCTACCTGCTGAATGAACATCTAACACTAAAGCCGGGCGATCTGCTAGAGATATTTGAAGGTCACGGAATCGCCCGAAATAAGCTCAAAACAGAATTGGATTTATTCCAGTCAGGTGAAAGGTTAACAGAGCGTTATCGAGAGGCTGGGATCACGTGGTGGGATTATTGCGGTCCAATACTGGTGAACAGTTATCCAACGTATTTTGAACAGTTGCCGGATCTGATTAAGAAAATCAACAAAGAAAAGCGGAATAGTAAGAATTATGTTTTGTTTTTGGGTAAGAATGACACGGAAAGCAACCAACAGCCGTGCTTATCTTTGATACAGTTTCAGATTGATCAGGGCAAACTTGCAGTATCAGCATATCAGCGTAGTTCTGACGCTAATTTAGGCTTGCCAGCCGATATCTATCACTTGTATCTTATCAGTCGGCAGATTGATCTTCCATTGAAAAGTATTTCGCTGTTCCTCGGTAACGTACACGTGTATGAAAACAATAAGGAAAGCACTATGAAGTTACTGAGTGGTGAGCCTGTTAAATTCGCTTTAAACGTGAATTAA
- a CDS encoding M15 family metallopeptidase: MKYQLSKRSLDNLVGVHPNLVKVMKAAIANSPVDFTITEGLRTTERQKNLFAQGRTKPGMKVTNANGVKNLSNHQDEADGRKDGLGQAVDLYPFFEGKVQVHHKDTIKNLKIIADHVKVTAKQLGIKITWGGDWKSPYDPPHFQLG; the protein is encoded by the coding sequence ATGAAATATCAATTAAGCAAAAGAAGCCTTGATAATCTCGTAGGGGTGCATCCTAATTTAGTAAAGGTAATGAAAGCCGCTATTGCAAATAGTCCGGTAGATTTTACAATAACAGAAGGACTAAGAACTACAGAACGGCAAAAGAATTTATTTGCACAAGGACGTACTAAACCAGGAATGAAAGTAACGAATGCTAATGGCGTTAAAAACCTTTCAAATCATCAAGATGAGGCAGACGGCCGAAAAGATGGTTTAGGACAGGCGGTGGACTTATATCCGTTCTTTGAAGGCAAAGTACAAGTGCATCATAAAGACACGATTAAGAATTTGAAAATAATTGCTGATCACGTAAAAGTGACTGCCAAACAACTGGGAATAAAGATAACGTGGGGCGGTGACTGGAAGTCTCCTTATGATCCCCCTCATTTTCAACTTGGTTAA
- a CDS encoding nucleotidyltransferase yields the protein MARTITEIKKSITDRFMIDENLVNTYGLDNSKTFEDQFSLTAFENVLIDVFVFLFWTMEKLFDNHKTEVNGILSVLKPHTARWYRQKALSFQFGFDLYVDTDVFNNEGYSAEQIEKSKIIKYSAVTEAVNESRLIIKIATEDGNQELSPILVPQKESFDAYIDEIRDAGVKVTIINYLPDILRLNIKIYYDPLVLTASGVSILSGKKPVEIALKEYMKELPFDGELILSSLIDKLQKTEGVKIPHMINAASSWIDPTGTTYGNFENITVKKIPTSGYFKIENFNNIEYVV from the coding sequence ATGGCACGCACAATTACAGAAATAAAGAAAAGCATCACTGACCGATTTATGATCGATGAAAATTTGGTCAATACCTATGGTCTTGATAATTCTAAAACTTTTGAAGATCAATTTTCGTTAACGGCTTTTGAAAATGTTTTAATTGACGTGTTTGTATTCCTGTTCTGGACTATGGAAAAACTATTCGATAATCACAAAACAGAAGTGAACGGAATTCTTTCAGTTTTAAAACCTCACACGGCTAGATGGTACCGCCAAAAAGCCCTTTCATTTCAATTTGGTTTTGATCTCTATGTTGATACCGATGTTTTTAATAATGAGGGGTATTCTGCTGAGCAAATAGAGAAATCAAAGATTATTAAATATTCAGCAGTCACAGAGGCTGTCAATGAAAGCCGTTTAATTATAAAGATTGCAACTGAGGATGGAAATCAGGAATTGTCACCCATATTAGTTCCACAAAAAGAAAGCTTTGATGCTTATATCGATGAGATACGAGATGCTGGTGTGAAAGTGACCATCATTAATTACTTACCGGATATCCTGAGATTAAACATTAAAATCTATTACGATCCATTGGTTCTAACTGCGTCTGGTGTTTCCATTTTAAGCGGTAAAAAACCTGTCGAAATAGCACTTAAAGAATACATGAAGGAATTACCTTTTGATGGTGAATTAATATTGTCATCGTTAATTGATAAGTTGCAAAAAACAGAAGGCGTTAAAATTCCACACATGATCAATGCTGCATCGAGTTGGATTGATCCAACCGGAACAACTTATGGGAATTTCGAAAACATTACGGTAAAAAAGATACCGACATCAGGATATTTCAAGATCGAAAACTTTAACAATATTGAATATGTGGTTTAG
- a CDS encoding DUF6046 domain-containing protein, whose amino-acid sequence MKFTNENILLASLMGSKVVEQIPRFEAVQNEISKHVLPPLRFLPILNQPVKVGYPNYRVENNGDELWRNDDSISEGNQFFPFSFRSSKDENWWLLPWEPMINISGGNTIVKRNIAKAGKNLIGSIKERWSTNDYEITITGAFYGDKMLGKSSQTYPRYEMEKLRDYLLTAEAIEVLCEPLQILNINKIVIESVSFPFTKGENVQAFEIKALSDFPYNLIYKRKRGTLTVGDADGNFER is encoded by the coding sequence ATGAAATTTACAAACGAAAATATATTGTTGGCTTCACTAATGGGAAGTAAAGTTGTGGAACAGATCCCACGATTTGAAGCGGTGCAGAATGAAATCTCTAAACATGTTTTACCACCGTTAAGATTTTTACCCATTCTCAATCAGCCCGTAAAAGTTGGCTATCCTAATTATCGGGTTGAGAATAATGGAGATGAATTGTGGCGAAATGATGATTCAATTTCTGAAGGCAATCAGTTTTTTCCATTTTCATTCAGAAGCTCGAAAGATGAAAACTGGTGGTTGTTACCTTGGGAACCGATGATAAATATATCTGGTGGAAATACCATCGTGAAAAGAAACATTGCGAAAGCGGGAAAAAATTTGATTGGATCGATAAAAGAAAGATGGTCCACTAATGATTACGAAATTACGATTACAGGCGCTTTTTATGGCGATAAAATGTTAGGAAAATCATCACAGACTTATCCCCGATACGAAATGGAAAAACTGAGGGATTATCTTCTGACTGCGGAAGCGATTGAGGTTCTGTGTGAGCCTTTGCAGATTTTAAACATTAATAAAATCGTGATCGAGTCGGTTTCATTTCCTTTCACAAAAGGCGAAAATGTACAAGCTTTTGAGATTAAAGCACTTTCGGACTTTCCGTATAATTTGATCTATAAACGCAAACGAGGAACTTTAACAGTTGGTGATGCTGACGGAAATTTTGAGAGATAA
- a CDS encoding phage tail tape measure protein, which produces MNNDLLYNIIVQMQGQNAVLASVNNVQRQTTSMVTNINRQLSSIKLSSIIDQVNRVADGINSLNGPGMALSTSMHDLSAMTGVAGDKLKEIEGYARNAAKTFGGSAAEGAESYKLVLGQLSPEIAKVPTALKSMGETIQYTSKLMGGDSTAAAEVLTTAMNQYGISLDDPTQASKVMASMMNVMAAAAGEGAAELPQIKQALEQSGMAAKSANVAFEETNAAIQILDKAGKKGSEGGVAYRNVLSSLGQGRFLPKRVQEEFQKLGININSLNDPSLSLSQRLNHLKPLLKDSALMSALFGKENSNAAMALIGQTTEMDRLTTAVKGTTEAYDQSAIIMESPAEKNARLKSQLDDFKITLFNATNGWMAYASVIGDTARDVANLAPVFGLAGSALSFLTNTQKMAAAWTSVVTGAQWLWNASIMAFPVLWIVAGIVALIAVIVACWNKFEGFRKVIFKGWEAMKMFGNVIKDYVINRFKELLSGISGIGDALLDFFNGDWQKAWDTGKKAMFDLSGAGSAGTAIGQVQSGWGAAMTAGQATSDAYTKKLGKANNAASVNNGIAKPAGIPGSELSGGAGGSAKDKETKEKGKNNTESIATGGTKHNYVTLHIKELIGIQNYAGSTGSAVRKAGEEVLDELLRITASATTAAG; this is translated from the coding sequence ATGAATAATGATTTGCTCTATAATATTATTGTACAAATGCAAGGACAGAATGCTGTTCTCGCTTCGGTAAATAATGTTCAGAGGCAAACCACGTCGATGGTTACCAATATCAACAGACAATTATCATCTATTAAGTTATCTTCCATCATCGACCAAGTTAATCGGGTTGCTGATGGAATTAATAGTTTGAATGGTCCCGGAATGGCTCTTTCAACATCAATGCATGATTTATCTGCAATGACAGGTGTTGCAGGTGATAAGTTGAAAGAAATTGAAGGTTACGCCAGGAACGCTGCCAAAACCTTTGGCGGTTCTGCTGCTGAGGGTGCAGAATCTTACAAATTAGTGCTCGGTCAGTTATCCCCCGAAATTGCAAAGGTTCCGACCGCGCTGAAAAGCATGGGTGAAACCATACAGTATACTTCTAAATTAATGGGTGGTGATTCCACTGCAGCTGCTGAAGTTTTGACCACGGCGATGAACCAATATGGAATTTCGCTCGATGACCCTACACAGGCTTCCAAAGTAATGGCATCCATGATGAACGTTATGGCGGCCGCAGCAGGTGAAGGTGCGGCTGAATTACCTCAAATTAAACAAGCCTTGGAGCAGTCAGGTATGGCGGCTAAATCGGCTAATGTTGCCTTTGAAGAAACCAACGCTGCGATTCAGATTTTAGACAAAGCTGGTAAAAAAGGAAGCGAGGGCGGTGTGGCTTACCGAAATGTTTTATCAAGTCTTGGTCAAGGTCGTTTTTTACCGAAAAGAGTTCAGGAGGAATTTCAAAAACTCGGTATCAACATCAACAGTTTAAACGATCCTTCTTTATCTCTATCTCAGAGATTGAATCATTTGAAACCATTATTAAAAGATTCGGCTCTGATGTCAGCATTATTTGGAAAGGAAAACAGCAATGCTGCAATGGCATTGATTGGTCAGACCACCGAAATGGACCGTTTAACAACTGCTGTAAAAGGCACTACTGAAGCTTATGACCAATCCGCGATTATCATGGAAAGTCCTGCAGAAAAAAACGCCAGGCTAAAATCTCAGTTAGATGATTTCAAAATAACGTTGTTTAATGCAACCAATGGTTGGATGGCCTACGCGTCCGTTATTGGTGATACTGCACGTGATGTTGCGAACCTTGCACCTGTTTTTGGGTTGGCAGGTTCTGCATTATCCTTTCTTACCAACACTCAAAAAATGGCAGCAGCCTGGACGTCTGTTGTAACAGGTGCGCAATGGTTGTGGAATGCTTCTATTATGGCATTTCCTGTATTGTGGATTGTTGCGGGTATCGTTGCTTTAATTGCAGTAATCGTTGCTTGTTGGAATAAGTTTGAAGGTTTCCGAAAAGTAATTTTCAAAGGTTGGGAGGCTATGAAAATGTTTGGTAACGTAATCAAAGATTATGTGATTAATCGATTCAAAGAACTTCTTTCGGGAATTAGCGGGATTGGTGATGCCTTACTAGACTTCTTTAATGGAGATTGGCAAAAAGCATGGGACACCGGGAAAAAGGCAATGTTTGATTTGAGCGGTGCAGGTTCCGCAGGAACTGCAATTGGTCAGGTACAAAGTGGTTGGGGTGCTGCAATGACAGCAGGACAGGCAACTTCTGATGCTTACACCAAAAAATTAGGAAAAGCGAATAACGCCGCTTCTGTAAATAATGGAATTGCAAAACCAGCAGGTATTCCAGGTTCAGAACTTTCAGGCGGTGCAGGAGGCAGTGCTAAAGATAAAGAGACTAAAGAAAAAGGAAAGAATAATACCGAAAGTATTGCCACTGGTGGCACCAAACACAATTATGTGACCTTACATATAAAAGAACTTATTGGAATTCAGAACTACGCAGGCTCTACAGGTTCTGCAGTTAGAAAAGCAGGTGAAGAGGTTTTAGATGAATTATTAAGAATAACGGCATCAGCCACAACAGCAGCAGGATAA
- a CDS encoding DUF2586 family protein yields MKPKISIAFNNGVIGAVTPLDTGCFGIVASAVAVVGGFQLNTAYQVKSMKDVANLKLTDSIDNHRLFKALSEFYDEAGSGSEVWIYGIAKTAKVSEWFTPVAGITPVENLLNSANGKIRGLFTVNDSTAVPVVTAGMDADVLLAATKAQTLFEDYIGRKYAPFFTILEGYAFTGNKVDLPDLAESAFNSVGILIGDTETLSGVTTSKGSAMGVIAGRLAAFPAKVNAGKVNNGALKAPKLFINDLPVENYDCEALYDKGYITFTTHQSRAGYFVMDDPLACAIDDDYHYLSRRRTINEAFRFSYDALLDFLLDDVPTNSDGTLIATYAKTIESAVERKISNSMGDDLSRDTNDINDSGVKCFVDPTQNVVTSSRLEVVVKIRPFGYNRWINVVLGFELNS; encoded by the coding sequence ATGAAACCAAAAATTTCAATAGCATTTAATAACGGCGTCATCGGAGCGGTGACGCCATTAGATACCGGTTGCTTTGGGATCGTTGCATCCGCTGTTGCGGTTGTTGGCGGTTTTCAACTCAATACGGCGTACCAGGTAAAATCTATGAAAGATGTTGCCAACTTAAAATTAACAGACAGTATTGATAATCACCGATTATTCAAAGCGCTTTCTGAATTTTATGACGAAGCCGGAAGCGGTTCTGAAGTATGGATCTATGGCATTGCAAAAACTGCGAAAGTTTCAGAATGGTTTACACCAGTTGCCGGGATTACACCAGTTGAAAATCTTTTGAATTCAGCAAATGGCAAAATTCGCGGATTATTTACCGTAAATGATTCGACCGCTGTTCCCGTAGTTACTGCCGGAATGGATGCCGATGTTTTACTGGCTGCTACAAAAGCGCAAACCCTTTTTGAAGATTATATAGGACGCAAATACGCGCCTTTCTTCACGATATTAGAAGGCTATGCTTTTACAGGCAATAAGGTAGATCTACCGGATTTAGCAGAATCAGCATTTAATAGTGTTGGAATCCTGATCGGTGACACCGAAACATTATCAGGTGTTACCACCAGCAAAGGAAGTGCAATGGGTGTTATTGCCGGAAGATTAGCGGCTTTTCCTGCAAAAGTAAATGCCGGAAAAGTGAACAACGGTGCATTGAAGGCTCCGAAACTTTTCATCAATGATCTACCGGTCGAAAATTACGACTGTGAAGCATTGTATGACAAAGGATATATCACGTTTACCACGCATCAAAGCCGTGCAGGATATTTCGTAATGGATGATCCTTTGGCATGTGCTATTGATGATGATTACCATTATTTGTCAAGACGCAGAACAATTAACGAAGCTTTCAGATTCTCTTACGATGCATTGTTGGATTTTCTTTTGGATGATGTGCCAACCAATTCGGACGGAACTCTGATTGCCACGTATGCAAAAACGATTGAAAGTGCTGTTGAGCGTAAAATTTCCAACAGTATGGGCGATGATCTAAGCCGTGACACGAACGACATCAATGATTCCGGTGTGAAATGTTTTGTTGATCCTACTCAAAATGTGGTCACCAGTTCCAGATTGGAGGTTGTGGTTAAAATTCGACCATTCGGCTATAACCGATGGATTAATGTGGTACTCGGTTTTGAACTTAATTCTTAA
- a CDS encoding HK97 family phage prohead protease, with translation MSKHKFILNDETKVNQFGFRVLNLGIDLARFRANPVILDYHQQGNAAVIGRWENIQIEGSLLTAEAEFDDEDPNAKMISGKVERGFLRGCSLGLNPFSMNNFQIAPDEVYDLVKSEVLEASIVAIPNNANAIKLYATTEDSMKELQESEISQILLTASDISNFNINNSMKKITLNLSAIAALGLPGNSLEHDESIVNEKIINLKSELDAANLKITGFQELENDKKAQLSASTVKADIIAGKIDATKEADYIKLHAEFPSIYKSTVTDVPAKSNLGAQVNTVPVGEVKDLETFQKLDLTAQLEFKNGNPDQYKALFK, from the coding sequence ATGTCAAAACATAAATTTATACTTAACGATGAAACAAAAGTAAATCAGTTCGGATTCCGGGTTTTGAACCTGGGAATTGATCTGGCGCGTTTCCGTGCGAATCCTGTAATTCTGGATTATCACCAACAAGGAAATGCAGCCGTTATTGGCAGATGGGAAAATATTCAAATAGAAGGAAGCCTGCTCACAGCGGAAGCGGAATTTGATGACGAAGACCCAAACGCTAAAATGATTTCCGGAAAGGTGGAGCGTGGATTTTTACGTGGTTGCAGTTTAGGCCTCAATCCTTTCTCAATGAACAATTTTCAGATTGCACCCGATGAAGTTTACGACCTCGTAAAATCAGAGGTTCTGGAAGCATCGATTGTTGCGATACCGAATAACGCCAACGCTATAAAACTGTATGCAACAACAGAAGACAGTATGAAGGAATTGCAGGAAAGTGAAATTTCCCAAATTCTCTTGACGGCCTCCGACATTTCAAATTTTAATATTAATAATTCCATGAAAAAAATCACCCTTAATTTATCCGCAATTGCCGCATTAGGTTTGCCGGGTAATTCGCTAGAACATGATGAATCAATCGTAAATGAAAAGATCATCAATTTGAAGTCAGAACTTGATGCTGCCAATCTGAAAATTACAGGTTTCCAGGAACTCGAAAACGACAAAAAAGCACAGTTATCAGCAAGTACTGTAAAAGCCGATATCATCGCTGGTAAAATTGATGCGACCAAGGAAGCTGATTATATCAAACTTCACGCAGAATTTCCAAGCATTTACAAATCCACCGTAACTGATGTCCCTGCAAAATCCAACTTAGGAGCACAGGTGAACACCGTACCAGTTGGTGAAGTAAAAGATTTAGAAACCTTCCAAAAATTGGATCTAACGGCTCAGTTGGAATTTAAAAACGGAAATCCCGATCAATACAAAGCCCTTTTTAAATAA
- a CDS encoding phage protein Gp36 family protein, with product MFLQKADLGTTIYSYQIEQITEGNEDITAQAMAAAEEEVRSYLTAVEWSDGRTKYDIELILGATGTERNSLLVRMTVTLAKFYIIELCNVDIIYETAKERYDRAITWLKQFARGEIKLSTLPQTPDIDPNSAGTEPFIYGSREKFNHE from the coding sequence ATGTTTTTACAAAAAGCCGATTTAGGCACGACCATTTACAGCTATCAAATTGAGCAAATTACGGAAGGCAATGAAGATATCACGGCTCAGGCAATGGCAGCTGCTGAGGAAGAGGTTCGCAGTTATTTAACTGCTGTAGAATGGAGCGACGGACGTACCAAATACGATATCGAATTAATTCTGGGAGCAACAGGAACTGAACGAAATTCTTTGCTGGTCCGAATGACGGTAACACTCGCAAAGTTCTACATCATAGAATTATGTAATGTTGATATCATTTATGAAACGGCGAAAGAAAGGTATGATCGGGCGATCACCTGGTTAAAGCAATTTGCTCGTGGTGAAATAAAACTGAGCACCCTGCCACAAACGCCAGATATCGACCCCAATTCTGCCGGTACCGAACCTTTCATTTACGGCAGCCGTGAGAAATTTAACCACGAATAA